Below is a genomic region from Scomber scombrus chromosome 3, fScoSco1.1, whole genome shotgun sequence.
GAAGATAAATGTCTCACAATATCTATTTCTGTAAATCTTTCAAAGTCTGTCAATAAATTGGCAgtcagaaatgaaaataaagggaGCTTTACCTTTCCTGGTTGGATCTTTCCATCCTTTACCATCTGTACGAGGGGCTGCAGCTCATTCTTCATTTCTGCAAGCTGCATACATCACACAGGAGAAGATACGTTTCTCATCAGTTACATGTTGGTCCATGGTAACTAACCAAATATCTTTTGGCTTGTTCAATATGaggttgttttaaaatgtgtgtttcaccTTTGTCTTGAAGTCCTGAATGAGTTCAAGCAGCTCTGGTGATTCCTTCTTCAGaagtttcagtttttctttctgagACATCTGCTTCAGGTCTTTCAcaatcctctcctctttttttgcagtcttcttttcatctttctccTCCACAGCAAGGTCCTTTATTTACACAGtcacataaaaatgacaaaagtcaACAAGAGAAGACTATTTTTCATCACAGGTGGAATTAAAAGCAGGTGTACCGGGAGATTTATCAGTACCTGAAAAAAGTTTAAATCGTAATCCTCCTCGCTGAGATTTTCAGCTAAAcgtttttggatattttttgcctcttcttcctcttcttgttcCTCTGCTTCCAGGTCTTCTTTTGATTTCCCCTCTGTAATAACACAATTCAAATTAGCACCCAAACATCAGCCACACAGACAACAGAAGGATTATAAATCAGATAGATACTTACTGCTGGTCACATAATCAGAATCATAGAACATCTTCTTCTTGGTGCCCCATGCCATTTCATTAGGAAGCTCTGTGGAGGACAGCAGGATTACAGTTAAACAGGCTGCTCTGACAGTCAACTCAAAACTAAAactgatgatgttttatgttaacCTTCATCTTTTTGCCCCTCTAGATCACTCTCCAtgtctgcttcctcctcctcattctcttCTGACTCAGAATCATCCAGCGGCATCACTTCCTCCTGCAAAGTTCAGATGAACATAAATTTGCTCTTGAACTAAAGTGATTTTCTGAGGGTAAaaccaaacaaccaaaaaaagtgTATCGCACCTCATCGTCCAGTTCCTCCGGATCGCTCTCCATTTGAACTCCACTGGCAAGAAGTTTCTGTGTCAAAACAAGAGAACAAAAGAGAAaggtgagaaaataaaaacagtattgTACTGAACACTTTCTGCAAAACAACTAACGAAGTGAACTTACTGCAATCTTCTCATCGTGAAACTCATCGATTTTGTCCTTTGTGTACTTTAAAGATTTCTGCAAGGAAGAAAAGCAGAGTTGAAGTGTTGACAATTTGCTGATGATTGAGAATGGCTTGTTTTCATTCAGATGTGGGAGATAAATCTTAGCATTACAAATATGGGACgaaaatactgaaaacactAAATTGCAGTTAGTGCAATGATAAAAGGTTATACAGTGAAGTGATATCATTTTCTGAGCTTATGTGAGCTGTTCAACCCTGATGTCATATGCCACATTACAATAGTTTGTTTCCTCAGAGACCAAACCATCCATCTGTAGTGTGCCATTCAGTGTCACATTACTgatattaaagttttaattCAAAAATTCTAGTGAAAACCACTGCAGACAGCACTACAAAGCAGGCAAACCTGTTGCACATGTAGGCTGATATGTTTCTTAatttacatacattaaaaaacaaacaaacttgtgTCTAGTGCTCTTTGTCATTGCACTTGTCTGGTCAGCTGCTTGAGAGTTTATGCTACAGCTCTTTCGGAGTTACTGTCCTCTAACCCCTGATTGTCTTTGAATAAAAAGATCTGCCAAATGActacatgtaaatgtttaattgtaATACTGTACTGTCCTGTGTGGTCAGTGTGTGGTCAGTAGACATcagtcttgtttttaatcataacACACATTCAGACTGTGAGGAGCTCTGCTGTCAGTGTTATAAAGCACAGACAGCTCTCTTACCTTATCAGGGACAGGCATGTTCTTGTAGGCTTCTTCATCATTTTCGTCGTATCGCTCGGACCTTTTAGGCCTCTGGATTTGTTTACCCCTAAATAGAGACAGGAGGCAGAGATGTGCTGAAATCTCTCATCTCCTGCATTCAGAGGATCTGTATCTAAACATTTAACTCCAGCTTGAATTCTTGCAGCTCTTCTCTGCTTGCTGCAGGGTTTATTAGTcacaaacaaatatttcataCTGCAATGTTCCTGCATCAGAGCAAAGACATCATTAGATTTAAACTTACCTTTTAGCTCGAACCATGATTGAAGTGAATAAAAGTCGCTTTACACACGTTAGCAGATTAAACAGGTCGATGCATTGATGACCAAATCACGACAGATATT
It encodes:
- the utp3 gene encoding something about silencing protein 10 isoform X2, which codes for MVRAKRGKQIQRPKRSERYDENDEEAYKNMPVPDKKSLKYTKDKIDEFHDEKIAKLLASGVQMESDPEELDDEEEVMPLDDSESEENEEEEADMESDLEGQKDEELPNEMAWGTKKKMFYDSDYVTSKGKSKEDLEAEEQEEEEEAKNIQKRLAENLSEEDYDLNFFQDLAVEEKDEKKTAKKEERIVKDLKQMSQKEKLKLLKKESPELLELIQDFKTKLAEMKNELQPLVQMVKDGKIQPGKGADYLKTKQQLYLNYCTNISFYLVLKAKRIPVHNHPVIERLLTYRNLINELGAVDARLAPQFRKLLAGEGKDKATSRPAEGKKVGVSSKKDMDSGETVPEIEEDSDSELDEEAALQFYRGVEARLKLKRKTNDPEAEGLEEHEDEKEEFDPDAKRGITYQMAKNKGLTPKRKKIDRNPRVKHREKFRRAKIRRKGQVRDVRREDKRYSGEMSGIRAGVKKSVKLK